The nucleotide window TCCTTCCCGCGGCTTTTTTGGCACAACAAAATAGCCATGCTCTCGCACGATTCTCCACCCTTTTATAACGCTTACGAGGTTAGTTGATGGATTCGGGTGGCTGAGAGTCACCCTACCCGGGCATCAACCCGGGATTCACCCAATGCAATCCGTGTCGGATTCAATCAGGTCGAACCTTCTGAAACCATACGGATTTTCCGGTAACAGGCTGGTCGTAAGAAATGACAAAATGCAATACCGTCGCAGAGGATGACGGATTGATGTACTGATGCGGCACATCACCGTTGAAGCGGATGGCATCATGTTCGCACAGTTGATACCGCTCCCCCTCGATTTCCACATCAAGCCGGCCGGACATCACCGTGACAAATTCCACCACACCGGGAGGATGTGCTTCCGAACGGTAGGTACCGTACGGCTGCAAGTACCCTCGGTACAACTCAAACACATGCGGTTGATGCGAACGGAAAACGGGCTCAACCTCAAATTCTTCGTCGGGATCCGACAAGACGAGCCCCTCTCTTTTTCTCGAAACGGCCACATCCGTCTCCACTGATAACAAGGCGGTAACTGGAACGGACAAACCGTTGGCGATCTTCCAAATCACCGAGAGAGTCGGGTTGGCTTCCCCGTTTTCAATTTTAAGTAGCGTCACTTTGCTGATCCCGATTTGCTTGGCCAACGCTTCCATACTCAAACCGCGGTGGACACGGATTTTGCGCAGGTTGGCGCCCACCCGTTTTCCGATGTGCTTCTCTTCCCATGGATTTTCCATCCTGCTGTTTTTCCCTCCGAGTATACAGCGAAATGACGTTTTCTTTCGATCAGTTGTATATTATAATGAACCAAAAGATAAATAAAGTATACCATCTGATCAAAAAAGGGGTGATACCCATCGCAAAGAACACACACACCCAAAAAATCACGGTAAAATCGGAATTTACTGCAGGGGTATTGTCGGCCATTCCCATCGTGGTAGGATACCTTCCCATCGCCGTTGCGTTTGGCATGATCGCCCAGCAGTCCGGAATACCGCCCCTTTTGTCCGTTTGCATGTCGGGCTTGGTTTATGCCGGAGCCAGCCAGTTTATGGCCGTCAATATGCTATCGACGGGAGCTGGAGCGTTGGAAATCGTACTGGCGACATTCGTATTGAATTTCCGCCATTTTGTGATGGGATTATCCCTGATGAACAAACTGAAAAAGATGCCCGTCGCATGGAAAATAGCCGTCT belongs to Polycladomyces subterraneus and includes:
- a CDS encoding AzlC family ABC transporter permease, giving the protein MNQKINKVYHLIKKGVIPIAKNTHTQKITVKSEFTAGVLSAIPIVVGYLPIAVAFGMIAQQSGIPPLLSVCMSGLVYAGASQFMAVNMLSTGAGALEIVLATFVLNFRHFVMGLSLMNKLKKMPVAWKIAVSSGITDETFAVASLKKDMIGKWFLAGLVLTSYVTWVIGTLIGGLLSQVIPPSISESMSVALYAMFIGLLIPAVRENGKWGMIALISMGLNTVLGMFLSSGWSIVLSTVLGGLAGVWLMRRKKG